In Aspergillus oryzae RIB40 DNA, chromosome 6, one genomic interval encodes:
- a CDS encoding uncharacterized protein (predicted protein) — protein sequence MAPRSRLQGSDNTEYQSDASSDLSVIFSGNESESDSSSGPESDSEDDSDDEKDEDTFDDEGQLPPEHYLAQAESLDVTQLRQNRYSQNTQERLDETRMYWNRYCQYIGVDPAQHWKWISNSDETVQFLYAFFGWRCDIRRGKGGRHCPGIAYQSSLNSFWKWWHLLLKQETASGLSKDITVKVNDVIALVAKEKDLELNWKPKKNMYIEDVAEFARVLLTTTEMTFDCGWQRIQLLLFCQLAAITASRPSALLHLRYTDISLTLIRDPEGGRPRLFIFLKPDFTKKFLGKKAANEFKVPEIIFDPTLVLSPHVCLLSMLFHIQGFKKFSTAGPVLDCPEKLYSLGVLDGKGQQELKLKDEILDKFVFCQVERQPTGYRIALERPLTAATVRSRMRRGGEITGFDQITRPYLLRYAGAKAFNTSGEYVSNPQRVGY from the exons ATGGCGCCTCGATCCCGTCTGCAAGGGTCTGACAATACAGAGTATCAGAGTGATGCCAGTTCCGACCTGAGCGTAATATTTTCGGGCAATGAATCTGAGAGCGACTCCAGCAGCGGCCCAGAGTCCGATAGCGAGGACGACTCCGATGATGAAAAAGATGAGGATACCTTCGACGACGAGGGCCAGCTGCCTCCGGAACACTACTTGGCCCAGGCTGAGAGCCTGGATGTCACTCAGCTTAGACAGAATCGGTACAGCCAGAACACTCAAGAAAGGCTTGATGAAACTCGCATGTACTGGAATAG GTACTGTCAATATATTGGAGTTGATCCAGCGCAACACTGGAAATGGATCTCAAACTCTGATGAGACGGTTCAATTTCTGTACGCATTCTTCGGTTGGCGGTGTGATATTCGTCGTGGCAAGGGTGGTCGCCACTGCCCAGGGATTGCCTATCAGAGCTCGCTGAATTCATTCTGGAAGTGgtggcatcttcttctgaaGCAGGAGACAGCATCTGGACTCAGCAAAGACATAACTGTCAAGGTGAACGAT GTCATCGCCCTGGTCgcgaaagagaaagaccTCGAACTCAATtggaagccgaagaagaacatgTATATTGAGGATGTAGCCGAATTTGCACGCGTCCTCTTGACCACCACTGAGATGACATTCGACTGCGGTTGGCAGCGTATCcaactccttctcttctgccagCTTGCAGCCATTACTGCAAGCCGTCCGTCGGCACTCCTTCACCTTCGCTATACGGACATATCATTAACTCTGATCCGAGATCCGGAAGGCGGACGTCCTCGACtgttcatcttcttgaagcctGACTTTACAAAGAAATTCCTTGGAAAGAAGGCTGC AAATGAATTTAAGGTTCCCGAAATTATCTTCGATCCAACGTTGGTCCTCAGTCCGCATGTTTGCCTGCTGAGTATGCTCTTTCATATCCAGGGCTTCAAGAAGTTTTCTACGGCCGGACCCGTGCTGGATTGCCCAGAAAAGCTTTACAGCCTTGGGGTACTGGACGGCAAGGGACAGCAGGAGTTGAAACTCAAGGATGAAATACTGGACAAATTTGTATTCTGCCAGGTAGAGCGGCAACCCACGGGATATCGAATTGCCTTGGAGAGGCCACTCACAGCAGCTACGGTGCGGTCCCGCATGCGTCGGGGCGGCGAGATTACGGGGTTTGACCAGATTACCCGGCCATACCTTCTCCGATACGCTGGGGCCAAAGCATTTAACACCAGCGGTGAGTATGTTTCCAACCCACAGAGAGTTGGGTACTAA
- a CDS encoding uncharacterized protein (predicted protein): MEAKRKYNKAVRELRNEKQRQRNRRIRENLERYRNEQPVIDLERQLSGKLVDTKVMDTLEHTGFMPPQHLMVIDAVLTIPGATLEAEYQRRINAINAMIAFCPVGEGRPISRTQPCRRPLPDADNYCAPAKRQQHVMEDETEIALRQAIESVRIRTPGQRPRICFLCVGNPNLALIDRIKEYATAGSLTKHFLRKHVNTPWPANGVECNICGMEQLEQKATLLNHAETCHGTVVRGSTQGKLARECQQAIYMP, encoded by the coding sequence ATGGAAGCAAAGCGGAAGTATAACAAAGCTGTGCGGGAACTGCGGAATGAGAAACAGCGACAGCGGAACCGACGCATCCGAGAGAATCTGGAGCGATACAGGAACGAGCAACCTGTGATTGACCTTGAACGGCAACTTTCAGGGAAGCTCGTCGACACCAAGGTGATGGACACTCTAGAGCACACGGGCTTCATGCCTCCACAGCATCTGATGGTGATCGATGCTGTACTAACCATTCCCGGTGCTACACTTGAAGCAGAATATCAGCGCCGAATCAACGCAATTAATGCGATGATTGCCTTCTGCCCGGTGGGAGAGGGGCGGCCTATATCTCGAACTCAACCTTGCCGCCGACCCCTGCCCGATGCTGACAATTATTGTGCTCCTGCCAAACGGCAACAGCACGTGATGGAAGACGAGACCGAGATAGCTCTGCGACAAGCAATAGAATCTGTTCGGATCAGAACCCCAGGACAGCGACCCCGAATTTGCTTTCTCTGTGTGGGGAATCCCAATCTCGCGCTCATAGACCGGATCAAGGAATACGCAACAGCTGGTTCACTGACAAAACATTTTCTACGAAAACATGTCAACACTCCCTGGCCAGCCAACGGGGTTGAGTGTAATATTTGTGGGAtggagcagctggagcaGAAAGCTACACTTTTAAATCACGCAGAGACATGCCACGGAACGGTTGTGCGAGGGTCCACCCAAGGGAAGCTTGCACGAGAATGTCAACAAGCTATATACATGCCGTAG
- a CDS encoding putative protein kinase (serine/threonine protein kinase) — MLPSLLRSLPRFGRTWKPLNFSNPNFTRVPVGQKIEEETLPDYIASRYYPARIGEIFQGRYQIVGKLGFGASSTVWLARDMNHCGYVTIKIFIKSASMGQQLDDELRMYKRIERGSKNHPGRSAVRSLLDSFDVDGPEDKHRCLVHPPLWESVLTFLHRNPVQRLPSPVLAFVLKRLFLALDYLHTECHIIHTDIKADNIMFGIADDSVFRDFTEDELQNPCPRKELDGRTIYVSRELRMPREWGAPVLCDFGSAIPGGIEHLEDIQPNIYRAPEVILEVPWTYSVDIWNVGCMIWNIFEGGSLFTGCDPEFQAYRSRAHLAEIIRLLGPPPPSLLARAKLRHKFFSDDNDFGAKFLLEDRILLEQRETNLEGQDKAQFLRLIQKMLQWEPEKRSSAKELQEDEWICKKLESTH; from the exons ATGCTGCCGTCGCTTCTACGCTCCTTACCGCGGTTTGGACGGACGTGGAAGCCCCTCAACTTCTCCAACCCAAACTTCACCCGGGTCCCAGTGGGCCAgaaaattgaagaagagaccTTGCCAGATTATATCGCTTCCCGGTATTATCCTGCTCGAATAGGAGAAATCTTCCAGGGCCGGTATCAGATTGTGGGAAAACTAGGATTCGGAGCTAGCTCCACAGTGTGGCTTGCGCGGGACATGAA CCACTGTGGGTATGTTACCATCAAGATCTTTATTAAATCTGCCTCTATGGGGCAGCAATTGGATGATGAGCTCCGGATGTATAAGCGCATCGAGAGAGGCTCGAAAAATCATCCTGGTCGCAGCGCTGTTCGGTCGTTACTAGACTCCTTTGATGTTGATGGGCCCGAGGACAAACATCGGTGTCTCGTTCATCCTCCATTATGGGAAAGCGTGCTCACATTTCTGCACCGCAACCCGGTACAGAGGCTACCTTCACCAGTTCTGGCGTTTGTGTTGAAGCGCTTATTTTTGGCACTGGACTACCTTCATACGGAGTGCCACATTATCCACACTG ACATCAAAGCCGACAATATCATGTTCGGCATTGCCGATGACTCAGTCTTCCGAGACTTTACGGAAGATGAGCTCCAGAACCCTTGCCCCAGGAAAGAGCTGGATGGAAGGACCATCTATGTGTCCCGGGAGCTTAGGATGCCCCGAGAATGGGGCGCGCCGGTTCTATGTGACTTTGGCTCGGCCATACCCGGTGGTATAGAGCACTTAGAAGATATTCAACCTAATATCTATCGCGCGCCGGAGGTGATACTGGAGGTCCCATGGACGTATAGTGTTGATATATGGAATGTGGGATGTATG ATTTGGAACATCTTTGAGGGCGGATCTTTGTTCACCGGCTGTGACCCAGAATTTCAGGCATATCGGAGTCGGGCTCACCTTGCTGAGATTATAAGGCTTCTTGGACCTCCCCCACCCAGTCTTCTAGCCCGAGCCAAGCTCCGACATAAATTCTTTTCTGATGACA ATGACTTTGGCGCCAAATTTCTGCTAGAAGATCGGATTCTGCTTGAACAGAGGGAAACGAATCTTGAAGGACAGGACAAGGCCCAATTCTTACGCCTAATACAAAAGATGTTACAGTGGGAGCCAGAGAAGCGTAGCTCTGCTAAGGAGCTGCAAGAGGACGAGTGGATCTGTAAGAAACTCGAGAGTACGCATTAA
- a CDS encoding uncharacterized protein (predicted protein), translated as MHVELDTGIYTNNSFLLIFVSGYTPVSANTPASANTLASANTLASANTPVSANTLVSANTLVSANTPVSANTPVSANTPASANTLASANTPVSANTLVSANTPVSANTPVSANTPVSANTLVSANTPVSANTNWSTVLIKTGRKFSSTF; from the exons ATGCATGTAGAGCTGGATACAGGCATTTACACCAACAATTCTTTCTTGCTTATATTTG TCAGTGGATACACACccgtcagtgcaaacacacctgccagtgcaaacacactcgccagtgcaaacacactcgccagtgcaaacacacccgtcagtgcaaacacactcgtcagtgcaaacacactcgtcagtgcaaacacacccgtcagtgcaaacacacccgtcagtgcaaacacacctgccagtgcaaacacactcgccagtgcaaacacacccgtcagtgcaaacacactcgtcagtgcaaacacacccgtcagtgcaaacacacccgtcagtgcaaacacacccgtcagtgcaaacacactcgtcagtgcaaacacacccgtcagtgcaaacacaAATTGGAGTACAGTATTAATCAAAACTGGCCGCAAATTCTCGAGCACTTTCTAG